In the Leptotrichia hongkongensis genome, one interval contains:
- a CDS encoding thioredoxin family protein, with the protein MSKIINYAGEDFDNEIILQTGLTLVDFYAIWCGPCQMLEKVISEVADNSECKIVKVDVDDYPEFGTKFKIRGLPLLMLFKDGEIVETLNGFQTFDEIMEKINLHN; encoded by the coding sequence ATGAGTAAAATCATTAATTATGCTGGTGAAGACTTTGATAATGAAATAATTTTACAAACTGGACTTACACTTGTAGATTTTTATGCTATCTGGTGTGGCCCTTGTCAAATGCTTGAAAAGGTTATTAGCGAAGTGGCTGACAATTCTGAGTGCAAGATTGTCAAAGTTGATGTTGACGATTATCCTGAATTTGGAACCAAATTTAAAATAAGAGGATTGCCTCTGCTCATGCTCTTTAAAGATGGGGAAATTGTAGAAACTTTAAATGGATTTCAAACTTTTGATGAGATTATGGAAAAAATTAATTTACATAATTAA
- the galE gene encoding UDP-glucose 4-epimerase GalE: MKTILVPGGAGYIGSHTVLDLIKKGFNPIIVDDFSNSSKKVITILEELAGTKISFYELDIKNKEGLRKIFSENKIDAVINFAGFKAVGESVEKPLMYYENNLFGMITLLEVMEEFNVKNIVFSSSATVYGIPEKMPLVEGDPMGATNPYGRTKLMIENILVDLATSDDSWNIIALRYFNPLGAHESGRIGEDPNGIPNNLAPYITQVAVGKLEKLHIFGNDYDTPDGTCIRDFIHVNDLAAGHSAAINYLFSGNIGFEAINLGSEKGYSVLEILENFEKAVGKTIPYVIDGRRAGDIAVSYADASKAKKLLNWEAKYTIEDMCRDSWNWQKKNPNGFED; the protein is encoded by the coding sequence ATGAAAACAATTTTAGTGCCAGGAGGAGCTGGATATATTGGTTCTCACACGGTTTTAGATTTAATAAAGAAAGGATTTAATCCGATAATAGTAGATGATTTCAGCAATTCAAGCAAAAAAGTTATTACAATTTTAGAAGAACTTGCTGGAACAAAAATATCTTTTTATGAACTGGATATAAAAAATAAAGAAGGATTGAGAAAAATCTTTAGTGAAAATAAAATTGATGCTGTAATTAACTTTGCAGGGTTTAAGGCAGTTGGAGAATCTGTGGAAAAACCACTTATGTACTATGAAAATAATTTATTTGGTATGATTACTTTGCTTGAGGTGATGGAAGAATTTAATGTAAAAAACATTGTATTCAGTTCTTCAGCTACGGTTTACGGTATTCCTGAAAAAATGCCTTTAGTTGAAGGTGATCCAATGGGTGCAACAAATCCTTATGGACGAACAAAGCTTATGATTGAAAATATTTTAGTTGATTTGGCAACTTCTGATGATTCTTGGAATATTATTGCCCTTAGATATTTTAATCCATTAGGAGCTCATGAAAGTGGAAGAATCGGAGAAGATCCAAACGGTATTCCAAACAACCTTGCCCCTTACATAACTCAAGTTGCAGTAGGAAAATTAGAAAAACTGCATATTTTCGGAAATGATTACGATACACCTGATGGAACTTGTATAAGGGACTTTATTCACGTAAATGACTTAGCAGCGGGACATTCAGCCGCTATAAATTATTTGTTTAGTGGAAACATTGGATTTGAAGCAATAAATTTAGGAAGTGAAAAAGGTTACAGCGTCCTTGAAATTCTAGAAAACTTTGAAAAAGCTGTCGGAAAAACTATTCCGTATGTAATTGACGGCCGTAGAGCAGGAGATATTGCCGTTTCCTATGCCGATGCCTCAAAAGCTAAAAAATTATTAAACTGGGAAGCAAAATACACTATCGAAGATATGTGCAGAGATTCTTGGAATTGGCAGAAAAAAAATCCAAATGGGTTTGAAGATTAA
- a CDS encoding Shedu anti-phage system protein SduA domain-containing protein, with product MKKFDFIFDFGKPEPMKKGGVCWIRTYEAKDKSLITFITDLKENDGTSVINAIEVIIKKLILEREFKNHTFIEHREKDGTFSIQDDFSKVFIKNGIPVWETLETKKIEKLIGTTNFTDLTNDRSLMNKEVQKKITEITEPRKLAPLYLENDDFKERKLNIRKKMKSKKELIDLIEKKAKEQELLNFLKQDLSFFGEIYASLEDEFIVFSEFPIEEKDLKTEEVIEGHVDFVVFTGRSRMEVIFIEVKGANFNLYNQSGYKQQNANITKAQEQIHQRFKAAENQDFRNKCHKLREKAENGRNAECKYLVGAKGKLEVDPDKEIIIRSVIIGGRTRNDQEESLKRDSFEKASNYRIKLESWHSWIKKLKRGN from the coding sequence ATGAAAAAATTTGATTTTATTTTTGATTTTGGTAAACCTGAACCCATGAAAAAAGGAGGAGTGTGTTGGATACGAACATACGAAGCAAAAGATAAAAGTTTGATTACTTTTATAACAGATTTAAAAGAAAATGATGGAACATCGGTAATAAATGCTATTGAAGTTATCATAAAAAAATTAATTTTAGAACGAGAATTTAAAAATCATACATTTATAGAGCATCGTGAAAAAGATGGCACTTTCTCAATTCAAGATGATTTTAGTAAAGTTTTTATTAAAAATGGAATCCCTGTTTGGGAAACACTAGAAACAAAAAAAATTGAAAAACTTATTGGTACTACTAATTTTACAGATTTAACAAACGATCGTTCATTGATGAATAAAGAAGTGCAAAAAAAAATAACAGAAATAACGGAGCCAAGAAAACTTGCTCCCTTATACCTAGAAAATGATGATTTTAAAGAAAGAAAATTAAATATTAGAAAAAAAATGAAATCTAAGAAAGAACTGATAGATTTAATTGAAAAAAAAGCAAAAGAACAAGAATTATTAAATTTTTTGAAACAAGATTTATCATTTTTTGGAGAAATATACGCTTCACTTGAAGATGAATTCATTGTATTTTCTGAGTTTCCAATTGAAGAAAAAGATTTAAAAACTGAAGAAGTAATAGAAGGTCATGTAGATTTCGTAGTATTTACAGGTAGAAGCCGAATGGAGGTAATATTTATTGAAGTAAAAGGAGCCAATTTTAATCTATACAATCAAAGTGGATACAAACAACAAAATGCGAATATTACAAAGGCACAAGAACAAATACATCAAAGATTTAAAGCTGCCGAAAACCAAGATTTTAGAAACAAATGTCATAAACTTAGAGAAAAAGCAGAAAATGGAAGGAACGCCGAATGCAAATATTTAGTCGGTGCTAAAGGAAAACTTGAAGTAGATCCTGATAAAGAAATTATTATTCGTTCAGTAATTATTGGAGGTAGAACGAGAAATGATCAAGAAGAAAGTTTAAAAAGAGATAGTTTTGAAAAAGCATCTAATTACCGTATAAAATTAGAATCTTGGCATAGTTGGATAAAAAAATTAAAACGAGGTAATTAG
- a CDS encoding aminopeptidase → MNNFEEKLNKYAEVIVKIGANVQKGQKVWVNCTTDALPLVYKVTELAYQVGASDVHVKLTDDKLSRLHAEYQSKEVYSHIPQWAIDERNDYLDNNVVFIHILSSSPNLFAGIDAEKLGALTKNSGEAYKHYRTCIMTDVNSWTIASYPSADWAKLVFPDEENTDIAQEKLLDAILKTVRVDKDDPVKAWEEHRQNLTEKAEFLNNKNFVALHYTSKGTDLTVGLPKNHIWVAAGSKNAKGDDFLPNMPTEEVFTAGDRDRVDGYVSNKKPLSYQGNIIDNFKLTFKDGKVVDFEAEQGYEILKQLLDTDEGSRRIGEVALVPNDSPISNSGLLYYQTLFDENASNHLALGAAYPTTLKDGTKMTEEELEKAHINQSISHVDFMIGDAEMDIDGILEDGTRVPVFRKGNWAF, encoded by the coding sequence ATGAACAACTTTGAAGAAAAATTAAATAAATATGCAGAAGTAATTGTAAAAATTGGGGCAAATGTACAGAAAGGGCAGAAAGTCTGGGTAAACTGTACAACTGATGCTTTGCCATTAGTCTATAAGGTTACAGAATTAGCTTATCAAGTGGGAGCAAGTGATGTTCACGTAAAATTGACAGACGACAAATTATCTAGACTTCATGCTGAATATCAATCGAAAGAAGTCTATTCACACATTCCACAATGGGCAATTGACGAAAGAAATGATTATCTTGACAATAATGTCGTATTTATCCATATTTTAAGCAGTTCTCCAAATTTATTTGCTGGAATTGATGCTGAAAAACTGGGAGCATTGACAAAAAATTCAGGAGAAGCCTATAAACATTACAGAACTTGCATTATGACAGATGTAAATTCTTGGACAATCGCAAGCTATCCTTCGGCAGACTGGGCAAAACTTGTATTCCCAGATGAAGAAAATACTGACATTGCACAGGAAAAACTGCTTGATGCAATATTAAAGACTGTAAGAGTTGATAAAGATGATCCTGTTAAGGCTTGGGAAGAACATAGACAAAACTTGACTGAAAAAGCTGAATTTTTAAACAATAAAAACTTTGTAGCACTTCACTATACTTCAAAAGGTACCGATTTGACAGTAGGACTTCCTAAAAATCACATTTGGGTAGCAGCTGGAAGCAAAAATGCAAAAGGAGATGATTTCTTGCCAAACATGCCTACTGAAGAAGTGTTTACGGCTGGAGACAGAGACCGTGTAGATGGATATGTTTCAAATAAAAAGCCGCTTTCTTATCAAGGAAATATAATTGATAACTTTAAATTGACTTTTAAGGATGGAAAAGTTGTGGATTTTGAAGCGGAGCAAGGATATGAGATTTTGAAGCAGCTGCTTGATACTGATGAAGGTTCAAGAAGGATTGGAGAAGTTGCTCTTGTGCCGAATGACTCCCCTATTTCTAACTCCGGGCTTCTTTATTACCAGACATTATTTGATGAAAACGCCTCAAACCATCTAGCATTGGGTGCAGCATACCCAACAACTCTAAAAGATGGGACAAAAATGACTGAAGAAGAACTTGAAAAAGCTCACATTAATCAGTCTATTTCCCACGTTGACTTTATGATTGGTGATGCGGAAATGGATATTGATGGAATTTTGGAAGATGGGACAAGAGTTCCTGTATTTAGAAAAGGAAATTGGGCATTTTAA
- a CDS encoding RelA/SpoT family protein has product MGCEMDEKKVLKNDWKMTDDEIEDMKMPEIVNKSYDELYNQLADRIKENNLDVDMDKVAEAFTLAYESHVGQKRKSGEDYILHPVEVAEILADMRMDTDTIVAGLLHDVVEDTLITLADIEYSFGEDVKKLVDGVTKLRNLPRTDSKKLENIRKMVVAMSEDIRVVIIKLADRLHNMRTLKYMKPEKQQEKSKETIEIYAPIAHRIGMAKIKWELEDISFRFLYPKDYYEIKELINSKRKEREEYTANFIEKIQAELEKNHIKGEVTGRPKHLYSIYRKMNEKEKRFVDLNDLIAIRIIVEKKNECYNVLGIIHDLFIPVFKRFKDYVSQPKPNGYQSIHTTVKGPNDQNVEIQIRTQEMHEIAEEGVAAHWKYKEKKSKSKNEKFYADAKKLTDSVQSKSDEKEQKGFAQEVTGDVLKQTIFVFTPKDDVMEMPRNSTALDFAFQVHTQIGYRTIGAKVNGRITQLNQVLKNGDKVEVMTSKNVNKGPGKDWIEMVNNHGSRVKIRKWFKDKEFEEKSKEGEQILEKEFEQLGLKLKDMLEDERVFLYMKKFNVADTKTLFYRFAIGDLSLDGFMNKFEKKEEKALEKVLEEETEKANRQKGKNNGGVKISGTENTMYRFAKCCSPLPGDEIRGYVTRGRGIAIHRSDCQNFISLMEKEPEREIDVYWDESAMSANTTYEFNFTIKASDRNGLLLDIIRILNEYKMNLLNVNTNTFKENGNKRILIHLRITIRSREDFDRLANNLKSMSEVIDIIKK; this is encoded by the coding sequence ATGGGATGCGAGATGGATGAGAAAAAAGTGTTAAAAAATGACTGGAAAATGACAGATGATGAGATTGAAGATATGAAAATGCCGGAGATTGTTAATAAAAGTTATGATGAGCTGTATAATCAGCTGGCAGACAGGATTAAGGAAAATAATCTGGATGTAGATATGGATAAAGTGGCAGAGGCTTTTACTCTTGCTTACGAGTCACATGTGGGACAGAAGAGAAAAAGCGGAGAGGATTACATTTTGCATCCTGTGGAAGTAGCAGAAATACTCGCTGATATGAGAATGGATACAGATACGATTGTAGCAGGTCTTCTTCACGATGTGGTTGAGGATACGCTTATAACGCTGGCAGATATTGAGTACAGTTTTGGAGAAGATGTAAAAAAACTTGTAGATGGAGTTACAAAACTTAGGAATTTACCAAGAACGGACAGTAAAAAGCTGGAGAATATACGAAAAATGGTAGTTGCAATGTCGGAAGACATTCGGGTTGTAATCATAAAACTTGCGGATAGGCTTCATAATATGCGGACATTAAAATATATGAAGCCTGAAAAGCAGCAGGAAAAGTCAAAAGAAACCATTGAAATTTACGCACCAATCGCACATAGAATTGGGATGGCAAAGATAAAATGGGAACTGGAAGATATTAGTTTTAGATTTTTATATCCAAAAGATTATTACGAGATTAAGGAACTTATAAATTCCAAAAGGAAGGAACGTGAAGAATATACAGCAAATTTTATTGAAAAAATTCAAGCAGAACTTGAAAAAAATCATATAAAGGGCGAAGTTACAGGACGTCCAAAGCATTTATACAGCATTTATCGTAAAATGAATGAAAAAGAAAAAAGATTTGTGGATTTGAACGACTTGATTGCGATAAGAATTATTGTTGAGAAAAAAAATGAGTGCTATAATGTACTTGGAATAATTCATGATTTGTTCATTCCAGTATTTAAGCGTTTCAAAGACTATGTTTCCCAGCCAAAACCAAATGGTTACCAATCCATCCATACAACTGTGAAAGGGCCTAATGACCAAAATGTCGAAATTCAGATTAGAACTCAAGAAATGCACGAAATAGCAGAAGAAGGGGTTGCTGCACATTGGAAATATAAAGAAAAAAAATCTAAGTCTAAAAATGAAAAATTTTATGCAGATGCAAAAAAATTAACTGATTCTGTTCAAAGCAAATCGGATGAGAAGGAACAGAAGGGATTTGCACAGGAAGTTACAGGAGATGTTTTAAAACAGACAATATTTGTGTTCACACCAAAAGACGATGTAATGGAAATGCCTAGAAATTCAACAGCACTTGATTTTGCATTCCAAGTTCATACACAAATTGGATACAGAACGATTGGAGCAAAGGTAAACGGAAGAATTACACAGCTAAATCAGGTACTTAAAAATGGAGATAAAGTCGAGGTCATGACTTCAAAAAATGTTAATAAAGGTCCAGGGAAAGACTGGATTGAAATGGTAAACAATCACGGTTCCCGTGTGAAAATCCGGAAATGGTTTAAGGATAAGGAATTTGAAGAAAAATCAAAGGAAGGGGAACAAATTCTAGAAAAGGAATTTGAGCAGCTTGGACTAAAACTGAAGGATATGCTTGAAGATGAACGTGTTTTCCTTTATATGAAAAAATTTAATGTAGCTGATACTAAAACATTATTTTACAGATTTGCTATCGGAGATTTGTCGCTTGACGGATTTATGAACAAATTTGAGAAAAAAGAAGAAAAGGCTCTTGAAAAAGTTCTTGAGGAAGAAACAGAAAAAGCAAATAGACAAAAAGGGAAAAATAATGGCGGAGTCAAAATATCTGGAACTGAGAATACGATGTACCGCTTTGCAAAATGTTGCAGTCCGCTTCCTGGAGATGAAATACGAGGTTATGTAACAAGAGGACGTGGAATAGCAATACACCGCTCAGATTGTCAAAATTTCATATCCCTTATGGAAAAGGAGCCTGAAAGAGAAATTGATGTTTACTGGGATGAATCTGCAATGTCTGCCAATACAACATATGAATTTAATTTTACAATAAAAGCTTCGGATAGAAACGGACTTCTTCTTGACATTATTCGAATTCTAAACGAATACAAAATGAATCTTTTAAATGTAAATACAAATACATTTAAGGAAAATGGGAATAAAAGAATACTTATACATTTAAGAATAACAATAAGAAGCCGTGAAGATTTTGATAGATTGGCAAATAATTTGAAATCAATGTCAGAAGTGATAGATATAATCAAAAAATAA